A single window of Halotalea alkalilenta DNA harbors:
- a CDS encoding TRAP transporter substrate-binding protein, which produces MKPSTLATACALAFSAGLAFSTSAQAQPISVVGSWSSVSLHKDYELPFWTETLPEASDDRLEVQLSSFDQMGINSADVFRYLSDGLFDIGVTLSDYVVSDAPELEGLDLPMLAVDPIQAEKVSEAFWPIVERTMQSRYGAKLLAIAPNTPQVVFCNTPISGLSDLRNRSVRASGRSTAEFLDALGARSEVMDFSEVPGAMERGVIDCAVTGSLSGYNAGWYDVATHLLPLPIGGWDHAITAANGDFWSGLSTEDQTLIATQARDVFAHGVWSNIADSAEQGIACLTGEGECRAGSPASMTLVATDEADLETAKEILSTKLLPAWASRVDADTRALYNQHVAPLTGLSID; this is translated from the coding sequence ATGAAGCCATCCACCCTCGCGACCGCCTGCGCGCTGGCGTTCTCCGCAGGCCTCGCTTTCTCCACCAGCGCCCAGGCCCAACCGATCTCCGTGGTCGGCAGCTGGAGCTCGGTATCGCTGCACAAGGACTACGAGCTGCCGTTCTGGACCGAGACGCTGCCTGAAGCCAGCGATGACAGGTTGGAGGTGCAATTGAGCAGCTTCGACCAGATGGGGATCAACAGCGCCGACGTATTCCGCTACCTGAGCGATGGCCTTTTCGATATCGGCGTGACGCTCTCCGACTATGTGGTCAGCGACGCGCCCGAACTCGAGGGCCTGGACCTGCCGATGCTCGCGGTCGATCCAATCCAGGCCGAGAAGGTATCCGAAGCATTCTGGCCGATCGTCGAACGCACCATGCAAAGCCGCTACGGTGCCAAGCTGCTTGCGATCGCTCCCAACACGCCCCAGGTGGTGTTCTGCAACACCCCGATCTCAGGACTTAGCGACCTGCGAAACCGTTCGGTGCGTGCCAGCGGGCGCTCGACCGCCGAGTTCCTCGACGCGCTCGGCGCGCGCAGCGAGGTGATGGATTTCAGCGAAGTGCCGGGCGCGATGGAGCGCGGGGTGATCGACTGCGCGGTGACCGGCTCCCTGTCTGGCTACAACGCCGGCTGGTACGACGTGGCCACCCATTTGCTACCGCTGCCGATCGGCGGCTGGGACCACGCGATCACCGCCGCCAATGGCGATTTCTGGAGCGGGCTCTCCACCGAGGATCAGACCTTGATCGCCACCCAGGCGCGCGACGTCTTCGCCCATGGTGTCTGGAGCAATATCGCCGACAGCGCGGAACAGGGCATCGCCTGCCTGACGGGTGAAGGCGAATGCCGCGCAGGCAGCCCAGCCTCGATGACCCTGGTCGCGACCGACGAGGCGGATCTCGAGACCGCGAAGGAAATCCTCTCCACCAAGCTGCTGCCAGCCTGGGCCAGCCGCGTCGACGCCGATACCCGAGCGCTCTACAACCAGCACGTCGCCCCGCTCACCGGCCTTTCCATCGACTGA
- a CDS encoding TRAP transporter small permease subunit — protein MNILTSLASRLLDATRFVSRFANRLIGGMLLLVVALIVVEVVLRKLGLASLRGVTEYSGYVLAILSSWTLAHTLIERAHIRIDLGYSKMPPVARTLLDLVSIFSVVLVGWVIALHAWPVLARSWSNGSLANTPLSTPLWIPQLIWALGYIWFAIAASVLGVRAVLAALLQGRAEVQALIGMTSESPILDAAKEERR, from the coding sequence ATGAACATCCTGACCTCATTGGCCAGCCGTCTGCTCGATGCCACACGCTTCGTTTCCCGCTTCGCCAACCGACTCATCGGCGGGATGCTGCTGCTGGTAGTAGCGCTGATCGTGGTCGAAGTCGTGCTGCGCAAGCTCGGCCTGGCATCGCTGCGCGGCGTGACCGAGTACTCGGGCTACGTACTGGCCATCCTGTCATCCTGGACGCTCGCCCACACCCTGATCGAGCGTGCCCACATCCGTATCGACCTGGGTTATTCGAAAATGCCGCCGGTCGCGCGCACGCTGCTCGATCTCGTCTCGATCTTCTCGGTCGTACTGGTCGGCTGGGTGATCGCGCTGCATGCCTGGCCGGTGCTGGCGCGCTCGTGGAGCAACGGCTCGCTGGCCAACACCCCGCTTTCCACCCCGCTGTGGATTCCCCAGCTGATCTGGGCGCTGGGCTATATCTGGTTCGCCATCGCGGCGAGCGTGCTCGGCGTACGCGCGGTGCTGGCCGCACTGCTGCAGGGCCGCGCCGAGGTACAGGCGCTGATCGGCATGACCAGCGAGTCGCCGATCCTGGATGCAGCCAAGGAGGAGCGCCGCTGA
- a CDS encoding TRAP transporter large permease: MLPFLSIGVMVLMLTGIPISIVLFLLAFGIDQWFAIFPLTRALGQNLWSAANSFLLIAIPLFILMGEVIVRAGIAERAYRSLDHWLSWLPGGLLHANVMTSMLFSATSGSSVATAATVSTVALPQGEKLGYNPKLFCGSIAAGGTLGILIPPSINLIVYGFLTETSIPRLFMAGLIPGLLLTALFMLVTLVACRLKPSLGGPIRRSTWSQRIRSSVFLFPLLVLFAAIVGSIYSGLATPTEAAAIGVLVAIVLAACNRRLDWRMLQQSLDSTLRTTSMLLFIILAASFLNFALSSAGLPRQLTAFINAHELSPFMLLMVVILVYIVLGFFIETLSLMVITIPILAPLIFAAGFDPVWFGIIVILFVEMALITPPVGLNLYIVQSARPGKPFSDVVIGALPYIVAMFILAAALIAFPQIALWLPSTL, encoded by the coding sequence ATGCTGCCTTTCCTTTCGATCGGCGTGATGGTGCTGATGCTGACCGGCATCCCGATCTCCATCGTGCTGTTTTTGCTCGCCTTCGGCATCGATCAATGGTTCGCGATCTTTCCGCTCACCCGCGCACTCGGCCAGAACCTCTGGTCCGCCGCCAACTCCTTCCTGCTGATCGCGATTCCGCTGTTCATTCTGATGGGTGAGGTCATCGTCCGCGCCGGCATCGCCGAACGCGCCTATCGTTCGCTCGACCACTGGCTTTCCTGGCTGCCCGGCGGGCTGCTGCATGCCAACGTGATGACGTCGATGCTGTTCTCCGCCACCTCGGGTTCCTCGGTGGCGACCGCCGCCACGGTATCGACGGTCGCGCTGCCCCAGGGCGAGAAGCTCGGCTACAACCCCAAGCTGTTCTGCGGCAGCATCGCCGCGGGCGGCACCCTGGGCATCCTCATCCCGCCCTCGATCAACCTGATCGTCTATGGCTTCCTCACCGAGACCTCGATCCCGAGGCTGTTCATGGCCGGGCTGATCCCCGGGCTCTTGCTCACCGCGCTGTTCATGCTGGTCACCCTGGTGGCCTGCCGACTGAAGCCTTCGCTGGGCGGCCCGATCCGCCGCTCCACCTGGTCGCAGCGAATCCGAAGCTCGGTGTTCTTGTTTCCGCTCCTGGTGCTGTTCGCCGCGATCGTCGGCTCGATCTATTCGGGGCTCGCCACGCCGACCGAGGCGGCGGCGATCGGCGTACTGGTCGCCATAGTGCTGGCTGCCTGCAATCGCAGGCTCGATTGGCGCATGCTGCAGCAAAGCCTCGATAGCACGTTGAGAACCACCTCGATGCTGCTGTTCATCATTCTCGCCGCCTCGTTTCTCAACTTCGCCCTGTCGTCGGCGGGGCTACCGCGCCAGCTCACCGCGTTCATCAATGCACATGAGCTGAGCCCCTTCATGCTGCTGATGGTGGTGATCCTGGTCTACATCGTGCTCGGCTTCTTCATCGAGACACTGTCACTGATGGTGATCACCATTCCGATCCTCGCGCCGCTGATCTTCGCCGCCGGGTTCGATCCGGTATGGTTCGGCATCATCGTGATCCTGTTCGTCGAGATGGCGCTGATCACTCCCCCGGTCGGATTGAACCTCTACATCGTGCAGTCGGCCCGTCCCGGCAAGCCGTTCAGCGACGTAGTGATCGGCGCCCTGCCCTACATCGTCGCGATGTTCATCCTCGCCGCCGCCTTGATCGCCTTCCCCCAGATCGCGCTTTGGCTGCCGTCGACGCTATAG
- a CDS encoding tellurite resistance TerB family protein produces MNAKQILDQLMRQASGARRQGSDSQGGGFDLGRVVEGLGLGGAKGSTGGSALGGLDVKSLLGGGGLGLLLGSKRGRSMGGKALKLGAIAAVGGLAWKAWQNAQANRADTSQPSSGEGQPIEALEGEAQERRSQEILQAIIMAARADGHIDDQERALITQHFEAAGADQQLNGWLIEQLQAPLDAEALARQADSPQAAREIYLASVAVVDEENPQERAWLDRLASALALDPAVASEIERQARTAA; encoded by the coding sequence ATGAATGCCAAGCAGATTCTCGATCAACTGATGCGCCAGGCCTCCGGGGCCCGCCGGCAAGGTAGCGATAGCCAAGGCGGCGGCTTCGACCTCGGCCGGGTGGTCGAGGGCCTAGGGCTGGGCGGTGCCAAGGGCTCGACGGGGGGAAGCGCGCTGGGCGGGCTCGATGTGAAGAGCCTGCTCGGCGGTGGAGGACTGGGCTTGCTGCTCGGCTCCAAGCGCGGACGCAGCATGGGAGGCAAGGCGCTGAAGCTCGGCGCCATCGCCGCGGTCGGCGGGCTGGCCTGGAAGGCATGGCAAAACGCCCAGGCCAATCGCGCCGATACCTCGCAGCCCTCAAGCGGAGAAGGCCAGCCGATCGAGGCGCTTGAAGGCGAAGCCCAGGAACGGCGTAGCCAGGAGATCCTCCAGGCGATCATCATGGCTGCGCGCGCGGATGGACATATCGACGACCAGGAGCGAGCGCTGATCACCCAGCACTTCGAGGCCGCCGGCGCCGACCAGCAGCTCAACGGCTGGCTGATCGAGCAGCTCCAGGCGCCGCTCGACGCAGAGGCGCTCGCGCGGCAGGCGGATTCTCCTCAGGCCGCGCGTGAGATCTACCTCGCAAGCGTCGCGGTGGTCGACGAGGAGAACCCGCAGGAGCGCGCCTGGCTCGACCGCCTGGCCTCAGCGCTGGCGCTGGACCCTGCAGTGGCCAGCGAGATCGAACGCCAGGCACGCACGGCGGCCTGA
- a CDS encoding DksA/TraR family C4-type zinc finger protein — MANGWARDGAVQDQIDSTVEDGVSAARQRLAHSGPSLTHCEECDEPIPQARREAVPGVRLCIECQAKWDRRQQYDSGYNRRGSKDSQLR, encoded by the coding sequence ATGGCCAACGGTTGGGCGCGCGATGGCGCGGTGCAGGATCAGATCGACAGTACCGTCGAGGACGGCGTGAGTGCCGCTCGTCAGCGCTTGGCGCACAGCGGCCCGAGTCTCACTCACTGCGAGGAGTGTGACGAGCCGATACCACAGGCGCGGCGAGAGGCGGTGCCCGGGGTGCGGCTGTGCATCGAATGCCAGGCCAAGTGGGACCGTCGCCAGCAGTATGACTCGGGCTACAACCGGCGTGGCAGCAAGGACAGCCAGCTGCGCTGA
- a CDS encoding D-mannose isomerase, with protein sequence MSTASNFITPLRGSWLDAPSHHHWLENEGQRLLAFYRNARHEQGGFAPLDVNGELAEDARPDTVITARITHCFALATMRGEPGAALLAAHGIAALSGELRDHRYGGWYVELPGPDSDDAKQAYVHVFVALAASSAVQAGIEGAKALLDQALEVIETRFWSDEEGRLRENHSRDWSEQEAYRGGNSNMHATELFLQLADVLDEDKWRHRALSIVTRLIHQHARANGYLLVEHFDSGWQEWRDYNRDKPTDDFRPYGVTPGHACEWSRLLLHLEAALLRHGEQAPGWLLEDAIGLFHAGLEHGWQVDGEPGLIYTHDWDTAPVVHQRLHWTVAEACAAASALLKRTGDRAFEDWYRRLWDYIDRYFIDRRQGSWWHELDRHNRPASEVWSGKPDLYHAYQLTLVPRLPLAPTIARAIAEGGAGS encoded by the coding sequence ATGAGCACAGCATCGAATTTCATCACTCCGCTACGCGGCAGTTGGCTCGACGCACCGTCGCACCATCACTGGCTCGAGAACGAAGGCCAGAGGCTGCTTGCGTTCTATCGCAATGCGCGCCACGAACAGGGTGGTTTCGCGCCGCTCGACGTAAACGGCGAACTGGCCGAGGACGCGCGTCCCGATACCGTGATCACCGCCCGGATCACCCACTGTTTCGCGCTCGCGACGATGCGCGGCGAACCCGGAGCGGCACTGCTTGCCGCGCATGGGATAGCGGCGCTGAGCGGGGAACTGCGTGACCATCGGTACGGTGGCTGGTACGTAGAGCTGCCGGGGCCAGACAGCGACGACGCCAAGCAGGCCTACGTGCACGTCTTCGTCGCGCTCGCCGCTTCGAGCGCCGTCCAGGCGGGGATCGAAGGTGCCAAGGCGCTGCTCGATCAGGCGCTCGAAGTGATCGAGACCCGCTTCTGGTCGGATGAAGAGGGCCGCCTGCGAGAGAACCATTCGCGTGACTGGAGCGAGCAGGAGGCCTATCGCGGCGGCAACAGCAACATGCACGCCACCGAGCTGTTCCTCCAGCTCGCCGATGTGCTCGATGAGGACAAGTGGCGCCATCGGGCGCTGTCGATCGTCACCCGCCTGATCCACCAGCACGCGCGTGCAAACGGGTATCTTTTGGTCGAGCACTTCGATTCCGGCTGGCAGGAGTGGCGCGATTACAATCGCGACAAGCCGACCGACGACTTCCGCCCTTATGGCGTCACCCCTGGGCACGCCTGTGAGTGGTCACGGCTGCTGCTGCACCTCGAGGCCGCACTGCTGCGCCACGGCGAGCAGGCGCCCGGCTGGCTGCTCGAAGACGCCATCGGCCTGTTCCATGCGGGGCTCGAGCACGGCTGGCAGGTGGATGGCGAGCCGGGGCTGATCTATACCCACGATTGGGACACCGCACCTGTGGTCCACCAGCGCCTCCACTGGACCGTGGCCGAGGCCTGCGCCGCCGCCAGTGCGTTGCTCAAGCGCACCGGTGATCGCGCCTTCGAGGATTGGTATCGGCGGCTGTGGGACTACATCGATCGTTACTTCATCGATCGCCGCCAGGGTAGCTGGTGGCATGAACTCGATCGCCACAACCGTCCGGCAAGCGAGGTATGGAGCGGCAAGCCTGATCTCTACCACGCCTATCAGCTGACCCTGGTGCCACGGTTGCCGCTGGCGCCGACCATCGCCCGCGCGATCGCCGAGGGCGGCGCTGGGTCTTAG
- a CDS encoding sigma-54-dependent Fis family transcriptional regulator translates to MHDSTPHHARQVWEVGQDPHALLASSTDPAIAHSWHRCLAEHRLDPSRPLPPQVLEYHQLRSRRQHLEPLLELSRHAVAGLERTLGERGQAILITDADGVILESAVHDGDRDDFIAAGLCEGADWSEGWEGTNGIGTCVVERQALTIHRDEHFRVRHTVLSCSAAPIFAPDHALLAVLDVSSVRGDVHRHGQFHVTAQVAFAARALEHGYFLRQYEAHTVLRFRTVPGLLGMYCEGLIALDGAGRVLAINRTACELLHRSRERLLGASVTAIFSFGAGAQDELESGQELLIHDLDGRAFKLIRARGARARIERRPPRTARLPVAPESLEAPAVPGLYWRDPSLLAELSRARRVYEHDIPLLLQGETGTGKEAFARTLHQSASRADAPFIALNCAAIPEALIESELFGYRGGSFTGARREGMRGKLLEANGGTLFLDEIGDMPLGLQTRLLRVLEERQVTPLGGEPCALDVRIVAASLHDLGERVATGAFREDLFYRLSGLSIRLPPLRERADREALIDGLLAEFAAGRPLELDTEARRALLCHPWPGNVRQLRNQLRTLAALDDDGVISFDELPLELRERGRRAAPAPVQEEGVLENAERRTLLELLEQSHWQVSRVAERIGVSRNTLYRKLRKHGIQRPA, encoded by the coding sequence ATGCACGACTCGACGCCCCACCACGCGCGTCAGGTGTGGGAGGTGGGACAGGACCCCCACGCTTTGCTTGCTTCCAGCACCGATCCCGCGATTGCCCATTCATGGCATCGCTGTCTCGCCGAGCACCGTCTCGATCCTTCTCGCCCCTTGCCGCCCCAAGTGCTCGAATACCATCAGCTGCGCAGCCGTCGCCAGCACCTCGAACCGCTGCTCGAGCTCTCCCGTCATGCGGTAGCCGGGCTCGAACGCACCCTTGGCGAGCGTGGCCAGGCGATCCTGATCACCGATGCCGATGGCGTGATTCTCGAAAGCGCGGTGCACGATGGTGACCGCGACGATTTCATCGCCGCGGGGCTGTGCGAAGGGGCCGATTGGAGCGAGGGATGGGAGGGTACCAACGGCATCGGCACCTGTGTGGTCGAACGCCAGGCGCTGACCATTCACCGCGACGAACACTTCCGCGTCAGGCATACCGTACTGAGCTGCTCGGCGGCACCGATATTCGCGCCCGATCATGCGCTGCTCGCAGTGCTCGACGTCTCCTCGGTGCGTGGTGACGTCCATCGTCATGGTCAGTTCCACGTCACCGCCCAGGTCGCCTTCGCCGCGCGCGCGCTCGAGCATGGCTACTTCCTGCGCCAGTACGAGGCGCACACGGTGCTGCGTTTTCGCACGGTGCCGGGGCTGCTCGGCATGTACTGCGAGGGCCTGATCGCCCTCGACGGCGCCGGACGAGTGCTGGCGATCAATCGCACGGCCTGCGAGCTGCTCCATCGCAGCCGCGAGCGGCTGCTCGGTGCATCGGTGACGGCGATCTTCAGCTTCGGCGCTGGCGCGCAGGACGAGCTCGAGAGCGGCCAGGAGCTGCTGATCCATGACCTCGATGGTCGCGCATTCAAGCTGATTCGTGCCCGCGGCGCGCGCGCAAGGATCGAGCGGCGTCCGCCCAGGACCGCGAGGCTACCGGTTGCCCCTGAATCGCTCGAAGCCCCCGCGGTGCCGGGACTCTATTGGCGAGATCCCTCGCTGCTCGCCGAGCTCTCTCGGGCCAGGCGGGTCTACGAGCACGACATCCCGCTGTTGCTCCAGGGCGAGACCGGCACCGGCAAAGAGGCGTTCGCGCGTACGCTGCACCAGAGCGCGTCGCGGGCGGATGCGCCGTTCATCGCGCTGAACTGCGCTGCCATCCCCGAGGCGCTGATCGAGAGCGAGCTGTTCGGCTATCGCGGCGGCAGCTTCACCGGGGCGCGGCGCGAAGGGATGCGCGGCAAGCTGCTCGAAGCCAACGGCGGCACCTTGTTCCTCGACGAGATCGGCGACATGCCTTTAGGGCTGCAGACCCGGCTGCTGCGGGTGCTGGAGGAGCGCCAGGTCACTCCGCTGGGTGGCGAACCCTGTGCCCTCGACGTACGCATCGTCGCCGCCAGCCTGCATGATCTGGGGGAACGGGTCGCGACCGGCGCTTTCCGTGAGGACCTGTTCTATCGACTCAGTGGATTGAGCATTCGGCTGCCGCCGCTGCGCGAGCGCGCCGATCGCGAGGCGCTCATTGATGGTTTGCTCGCCGAGTTCGCCGCCGGACGGCCGCTCGAGCTGGATACCGAGGCCCGGCGCGCACTGCTTTGCCACCCCTGGCCTGGCAATGTGCGTCAGCTACGCAACCAGCTGCGGACCCTGGCCGCGCTCGATGACGATGGGGTGATCTCGTTCGACGAGCTGCCGCTGGAGCTGCGCGAGAGGGGACGACGCGCTGCCCCCGCCCCGGTGCAGGAGGAGGGGGTGCTGGAGAATGCCGAGCGCCGCACGCTGCTCGAGCTGCTCGAACAAAGCCACTGGCAGGTCTCGCGAGTCGCCGAGCGCATCGGGGTGAGCCGCAACACCCTCTATCGCAAGCTGCGCAAGCACGGCATCCAGCGTCCCGCCTGA
- the exaC gene encoding acetaldehyde dehydrogenase ExaC → MQYVHPGSPGAIVEFASRYGNFIGGEFVAPIEGKYFSNSSPVTGNDIAEFPRSSAADIDRALDAAHAAAPAWGKLSPQQRSLILLAIADRMEQNLEKLAVAETWDNGKPIRETLNADVPLAADHFRYFAGVIRAQEGSLAEIDEYTTAYHFHEPLGVVGQIIPWNFPLLMAAWKLAPALAAGNCVVLKPAEQTPLSITLFAELVNDLLPAGTLNIVHGFGREAGEALATSKRIAKIAFTGSTPVGSHILHCAAENIIPSTVELGGKSPNIFFEDIMQAEDSFIEKAAEGLVLGFFNQGEVCTCPSRALIQSSIYDSFMQRVLDKVATIKRGDPLDTETMVGAQASEQQFDKIMSYLEIARGEGAELLSGGRAERLEGSLSKGYYIQPTLLKGSNKMRVFQEEIFGPVVAIATFEDEAEALAIANDTEFGLGAGVWTRDINRAYRMGRAIQAGRVWTNCYHLYPAHAAFGGYKKSGIGRETHKMILDHYQQTKNLLVSYDPKPIGLF, encoded by the coding sequence ATGCAATACGTTCACCCCGGCTCACCCGGTGCCATCGTCGAATTCGCCTCCCGCTACGGCAACTTCATCGGCGGCGAATTCGTCGCCCCAATCGAAGGGAAGTACTTCAGCAATTCTTCTCCGGTCACCGGCAACGACATCGCTGAGTTCCCGCGTTCCAGCGCCGCCGATATCGATCGCGCCCTCGATGCCGCTCACGCCGCGGCGCCGGCCTGGGGCAAGCTGTCGCCGCAGCAGCGCTCGCTGATACTGCTCGCGATCGCCGATCGGATGGAGCAGAATCTCGAAAAGCTCGCCGTTGCCGAAACCTGGGACAACGGCAAACCGATCCGCGAGACGCTCAACGCCGATGTACCGCTGGCCGCCGATCACTTCCGCTACTTCGCAGGTGTCATTCGCGCCCAGGAGGGAAGCCTTGCGGAGATCGACGAGTACACCACCGCCTATCACTTCCACGAACCGCTCGGCGTGGTCGGCCAGATCATCCCTTGGAACTTCCCGCTGCTGATGGCGGCCTGGAAGCTCGCGCCGGCACTGGCCGCCGGCAACTGCGTAGTGCTCAAGCCCGCCGAGCAGACGCCGCTGTCGATCACCCTGTTCGCGGAGCTCGTCAATGACCTGCTCCCGGCCGGGACGCTCAACATCGTCCATGGCTTTGGCAGGGAGGCTGGCGAGGCGCTGGCGACCAGCAAGCGCATCGCCAAGATCGCCTTCACCGGCTCCACCCCAGTGGGTTCCCACATCCTCCACTGCGCGGCGGAGAACATCATCCCGAGCACCGTCGAACTCGGCGGCAAGTCGCCGAACATCTTCTTCGAAGACATCATGCAGGCCGAGGACAGCTTCATCGAGAAGGCCGCCGAAGGGCTGGTGCTCGGCTTTTTCAACCAGGGCGAAGTCTGCACCTGCCCCTCTCGCGCATTAATCCAATCCTCGATCTACGACTCCTTCATGCAGCGGGTGCTCGACAAGGTCGCCACGATCAAGCGCGGTGACCCCCTCGACACCGAGACGATGGTCGGCGCACAGGCCTCGGAACAGCAGTTCGACAAGATCATGTCGTATCTCGAGATCGCACGCGGCGAAGGGGCTGAGCTGCTTTCGGGCGGCCGCGCCGAACGGCTCGAGGGCAGTCTCTCCAAGGGCTATTACATCCAGCCGACGCTGCTCAAGGGCAGCAACAAGATGCGGGTGTTCCAGGAGGAGATCTTCGGCCCAGTGGTGGCGATCGCCACTTTCGAAGACGAGGCGGAAGCGCTCGCCATCGCCAACGATACCGAGTTCGGTCTCGGCGCCGGGGTCTGGACTCGCGACATCAACCGCGCCTATCGCATGGGCCGCGCCATCCAGGCCGGACGCGTGTGGACCAACTGCTATCATCTATATCCGGCCCACGCGGCTTTCGGCGGCTACAAGAAATCGGGGATCGGTCGCGAGACCCACAAGATGATCCTTGATCATTACCAGCAGACCAAGAATTTACTCGTGAGTTACGACCCCAAGCCGATAGGTCTATTTTGA
- the adhP gene encoding alcohol dehydrogenase AdhP gives MDKTMKAAVVREFGQPLVIEEVEVPRPGPGELLVKIEACGVCHTDLHAAEGDWPVKPNPPFIPGHEGVGNVVAVGAGVSHIKEGDRVGIPWLYSACGHCEHCLGGWETLCEKQQNGGYSVNGGFAQYALADANYVGHLPAGSDFIEIAPILCAGVTVYKGLKMTETKPGQWVAISGIGGLGHVAVQYAKAMGLNVIAVDVDDAKLDLAKSLGADLTVNARVTDPAKFAKSEIGGAHGALVTAVSPIAFQQAMGITRRGGTITLNGLPPGEFSLSIFDMVLNGTTVRGSIVGTRLDLQEALDFAGDGKVKATVAPGKLEDINDIFASMHEGKINGRIVLDLNA, from the coding sequence ATGGACAAGACAATGAAAGCCGCGGTAGTACGCGAGTTCGGCCAACCGCTGGTGATCGAGGAGGTCGAGGTTCCCCGCCCCGGCCCCGGTGAGCTGCTGGTCAAGATCGAGGCCTGCGGCGTCTGCCACACCGATCTTCATGCCGCCGAAGGTGATTGGCCGGTGAAACCCAACCCGCCGTTCATCCCCGGTCACGAAGGCGTCGGCAACGTCGTCGCGGTAGGCGCTGGCGTCAGCCACATCAAGGAAGGCGATCGGGTCGGCATCCCGTGGCTCTATTCCGCCTGCGGCCACTGCGAACACTGTCTCGGCGGCTGGGAAACACTCTGCGAGAAGCAGCAGAACGGCGGCTACTCGGTCAACGGCGGCTTCGCCCAGTATGCGCTGGCCGACGCCAATTACGTCGGCCACCTGCCGGCCGGCTCCGATTTCATCGAGATCGCGCCAATTCTCTGCGCCGGGGTGACGGTCTACAAAGGCCTGAAGATGACCGAAACCAAACCCGGTCAGTGGGTGGCGATCTCGGGGATCGGCGGTCTCGGCCACGTCGCGGTGCAGTATGCCAAGGCGATGGGACTCAACGTGATCGCGGTGGACGTCGATGACGCGAAGCTCGACCTGGCCAAGTCGCTTGGCGCCGATCTTACGGTCAACGCCCGGGTCACCGATCCGGCCAAATTCGCCAAGAGCGAGATAGGCGGCGCTCACGGCGCGCTGGTCACCGCAGTCTCGCCGATCGCCTTCCAGCAGGCGATGGGGATCACCCGGCGTGGCGGCACCATCACCCTCAACGGGCTGCCCCCGGGCGAGTTCTCGCTATCGATCTTCGACATGGTGCTCAATGGCACCACCGTGCGCGGTTCGATCGTCGGCACCCGTCTCGATCTCCAGGAGGCGCTCGACTTCGCCGGCGACGGCAAGGTCAAGGCCACCGTGGCGCCGGGCAAGCTCGAAGACATCAACGATATCTTCGCGAGCATGCACGAGGGCAAGATCAACGGGCGTATCGTGCTCGACCTGAACGCCTGA
- a CDS encoding metallophosphoesterase family protein produces MSPANAESVTLGVIADTHGLLRAEALEALAGVDAIVHAGDIGPPELLARLECIAPLHVVRGNVDRDAWCDSLPVSLTLEFAGQRLHMRHILAELDIDPVREGIAVVVSGHSHKPSIETRQGVLYLNPGSAGPRRFRLPITLARLELSRATANATLVELC; encoded by the coding sequence ATGAGTCCCGCCAATGCTGAGTCGGTCACTCTCGGGGTGATCGCCGACACCCATGGCCTGCTGCGCGCGGAGGCGCTCGAGGCGCTGGCCGGGGTCGATGCGATCGTGCATGCGGGCGATATCGGTCCGCCTGAGCTGCTCGCGCGACTCGAGTGTATCGCGCCACTGCACGTCGTTCGCGGCAATGTCGATCGAGACGCCTGGTGCGATTCGTTGCCGGTCAGCCTGACGCTCGAATTCGCCGGCCAGCGGCTGCATATGCGCCATATCCTTGCCGAGCTGGATATCGACCCGGTGCGGGAAGGCATTGCCGTGGTCGTCAGCGGGCATTCGCACAAACCATCGATCGAAACCCGCCAAGGGGTGCTCTATCTCAATCCCGGCAGTGCTGGACCGCGTCGTTTCCGGCTGCCGATCACGCTGGCCAGGCTCGAACTGAGCCGCGCCACCGCCAACGCGACGCTGGTCGAGCTTTGTTGA
- the arsC gene encoding arsenate reductase (glutaredoxin) (This arsenate reductase requires both glutathione and glutaredoxin to convert arsenate to arsenite, after which the efflux transporter formed by ArsA and ArsB can extrude the arsenite from the cell, providing resistance.) yields the protein MQVTLYHNGRCGTSRKVLDKLRAAGIEPAIVEYLKTPLDHVAIEALLERLELPARGLLRTKEALYRELGLDDPALDDAALIEAMVAHPILIERPIVVCDRGARICRPAETLDALLG from the coding sequence ATGCAGGTCACCCTCTATCACAACGGCCGCTGTGGCACCTCGCGCAAGGTGCTCGACAAGCTTCGCGCCGCGGGCATCGAGCCTGCAATCGTCGAATATTTGAAAACCCCGCTCGATCACGTGGCGATCGAGGCGTTGCTCGAGCGTCTGGAGCTTCCCGCACGCGGCCTGCTGCGTACCAAGGAGGCGCTCTATCGCGAGCTTGGGTTGGACGATCCGGCGCTCGACGATGCGGCGCTTATCGAGGCGATGGTGGCACACCCGATCCTGATCGAACGGCCGATCGTAGTCTGCGACCGAGGCGCCCGGATCTGCCGCCCCGCCGAGACGCTCGACGCCCTGCTCGGATGA